The DNA sequence GACTGCGGTATGGGCAGACGAAACCGTTGCAGTGCTGAAACCGGGGGAGTCAACGGAAATCAAGCTGATCATGATGGAAGGTGGGGTGGCGACCTTTGAATGGGTGTCCGATGTCGGCCATCTGAATTCGGCGCTGCATGGAGATGGCACGAAGGGCCAGTCGATTACCTATCGCAACGGACGGGCAGAAGTCCGGCATGAAGGCGAGCTTGTGGCAGCCTTCGATGGATCGCACGGATGGTTCTGGCGTAACCGGAGCGAACAGACGGTCACCATGACGCTTCGTACCAAGGGACAGTATTCCGAAATTCGGCGTTTCCCCTGATCGGGCGCGATCCCGGCCCGGACAGCCCGTGGAGGTCCACTCCACGGGCGACCTGCCAGTTGCTGCCGGACCTACTTGTCCAACAGGCCTGGCAGAACAAGTCCTTTTTCTCGCGCGCAGGCGATCGCTTCGTCATATCCAGCATCTGCGTGGCGCATGACGCCTGTCGCCGGATCGTTCCACAACACTTTCTCCAATCGGCGCGCGGCATCGTCGGTCCCATCGGCAACAATCACCATACCCGCATGTTGCGAGTA is a window from the Hyphomonas sp. genome containing:
- a CDS encoding transmembrane anchor protein — translated: MRSTLIALCIAGGLLVTVVLPAEYGVDPTRIGGVLGLTNMGEIKQQLAQEAEQDALMSDQSGAETMVESPAEQSSAIGADPSSVERVDQAEVQAETAVWADETVAVLKPGESTEIKLIMMEGGVATFEWVSDVGHLNSALHGDGTKGQSITYRNGRAEVRHEGELVAAFDGSHGWFWRNRSEQTVTMTLRTKGQYSEIRRFP